A genomic stretch from Gopherus flavomarginatus isolate rGopFla2 chromosome 3, rGopFla2.mat.asm, whole genome shotgun sequence includes:
- the PIGO gene encoding GPI ethanolamine phosphate transferase 3 isoform X4 yields the protein MGDDTWDGLFPQKFFRSYFFPSFNVKDLHMVDDGILQHLYTTVDGGEWDLLIAHFLGVDHCGHKHGPDHPEMAKKLTQMNEMLRSLVDHLANDTLLVVAGDHGMTETGDHGGDSEKEVNAALFVYSKTPLFGAHLPKEPETIPQVNLVPTLALLLGVPIPYSNIGEVMAELFSGDGGTALAAFSQLSAYRINAGQVDRFLHSYSLAAQDLPAERLRYLRELFSAALEEHDRLLAQVREGLPASPEQEARLGRLVVRFQHYLREARAVCMESWARFHPLRMVAGCALIAASCLLCCVASELAAALDFSYQSRLLYPLLWGLAVAAVLGLVHLLTREGLDLILVVSWSAAASQLAFFWHSWGRRPRRAHLAGVQPPVANAGLWQRLRAWQGLVLPMGILFIRCCAMFSDSFVVAEARVAPFLLASLAILLVGKLHWHGRLTAPEAPKQSLGAAFYQKESWQLLCLLAVLLACLRLSGLFHQCREEIPHCQPSPFLAPLSSLQSTQAKNLFYLLCVASLAGLVYAVRCWLRHYGNLNSASPLVLFVRWAFPLLAVWIACYWAVTSGAEDTLGKLQELVQVALVGFPQAVYGLASLGLLLVLWTPVTVFVKDSRESVGPIVTPYQGAPSSQADLQHVIPQIYRRMQESLKTQLDRGHRRATVAAYGLGSVYSAALVIVLTLLGLLLLTLHSERMSLAFLLLFLEGFVLLRIHAWVMSLAGDAEPFVVPWYAVTAWVFAATQFFYSTGHQPIFPAIHWHAAFVGFQEGHSTHLLPAVLVGANTFASHILFAVGCPLLLLWPFVCEVPNSQRRKLKKELREELQEKEEEPMMEMRLRESPERFSAALLQLGLKYLFVLGVQLLACVWAAMVLRRHLMVWKVFAPKFLFEALGFMVSSICLLLGIFLVMRVDCAVSAWFEQLQPR from the exons GTCACTGGTGGATCACCTGGCGAACGACAccctgctggtggtggcaggggACCATGGAATGACGGAGACTGGGGACCACGGAGGAGACAGCGAGAAGGAGGTGAACGCAGCACTCTTCGTGTACAGTAAAACGCCTCTCTTTGGAGCCCACCTTCCCAAG GAGCCGGAAACCATCCCGCAGGTGAACCTGGTGCCCAcactggccctgctgctgggCGTGCCCATTCCCTACAGTAACATCGGGGAGGTGATGGCTGAGCTGTTCTCGGGGGACGGCGGTACTGCTTTGGCAGCATTCAGTCAGCTCTCGGCGTATCGCATCAATGCCGGACAG GTGGACCGTTTCCTGCACTCCTACTCGCTGGCTGCCCAGGACCTGCCGGCTGAGCGGCTCCGGTACCTGCGGGAGCTTTTCTCTGCCGCGCTGGAGGAGCACGACCGGCTGCTGGCCCAAGTGCGGGAGGGGCTGCCTGCATCGCCCGAGCAGGAGGCCAGGCTGGGGCGACTGGTTGTCCGCTTCCAGCATTACCTGCGGGAGGCCCGGGCCGTGTGCATGGAGTCCTGGGCCCGCTTCCACCCCCTGCGCATGGTGGCTGGCTGTGCGCTCATCGCCGCCTCCTGCCTGCTCTGCTGTGTTGCCTCGGAGCTGGCGGCGGCCCTGGACTTCTCCTACCAAAGCCGCCTCCTGTACCCGCTTCTCTGGGGCCTGGCGGTGGCGGCTGTGCTGGGGCTGGTCCACCTGCTCACCAGAGAAGGGCTGGACCTCATTCTGGTGGTGTCGTGGTCGGCTGCCGCCTCTCAGCTGGCCTTCTTCTGGCACTCGTGGGGCCGCCGGCCCCGTCGAGCCCATTTGGCTGGTGTCCAGCCGCCGGTGGCCAATGCGGGCCTGTGGCAGAGATTGCGAGCGTGGCAGGGGTTGGTCCTCCCCATGGGCATCCTCTTCATCCGGTGCTGCGCCATGTTCTCGGACAGCTTCGTGGTGGCTGAGGCCCGGGTGGCTCCGTTCCTGCTCGCGTCCCTGGCCATCCTGCTGGTGGGCAAGTTGCACTGGCACGGCCGGCTGACTGCTCCGGAAGCCCCCAAGCAATCCCTGGGCGCTGCCTTTTACCAGAAGGAGAGCTGGCAGCTTCTGTGCCTCCTGGCTGTGCTACTGGCCTGCCTGCGCCTCTCAGGCCTTTTCCACCAGTGCCGCGAGGAGATCCCGCACTGCCAGCCCTCGCCCTTCCTGGcccccctctccagcctgcagAGCACTCAGGCCAAGAACCTCTTCTACCTCCTGTGTGTGGCCTCGCTGGCCGGGCTGGTCTACGCCGTGCGGTGCTGGCTGCGGCATTATGGGAACCTGAACAGCGCCAGCCCCCTGGTGCTCTTTGTGCGCTGGGCCTTCCCGCTGCTGGCCGTCTGGATCGCTTGCTACTGGGCCGTCACTTCGGGGGCGGAGGACACACTGGGCAAGCTGCAGGAGCTGGTGCAGGTGGCGCTGGTGGGCTTTCCACAGGCCGTCTACGGCCTGGCatccctggggctcctgctggtGCTGTGGACGCCCGTGACAGTGTTCGTGAAGGACAGCCGGGAGTCAGTGGGGCCAATTGTAACCCCTTATCAGGGGGCCCCCAGCTCCCAAGCCGACCTCCAGCACGTCATCCCACAGATCTACAGGAGGATGCAGGAGTCTCTGAAGACCCAGCTAGACAGGGGTCACCGGAGGGCCACGGTGGCAGCCTACGGGCTGGGGAGCGTGTACTCAGCCGCCTTGGTCATAGTTCTCACCCTGCTGGGCCTCCTCCTGCTGACCCTGCACAGCGAGAGGATGAGCCTCGCCTTCCTACTCCTCTTCCTGGAGGGCTTTGTGCTGCTGCGGATCCACGCCTGGGTCATGAGCCTCGCCGGGGATGCCG agccttTCGTGGTCCCCTGGTACGCGGTCACCGCCTGGGTCTTTGCTGCCACCCAGTTCTTCTATTCCACGGGCCACCAGCCCATCTTCCCAGCCATCCACTGGCATGCAGCCTTCGTGGGCTTCCAGGAGGGCCACAGCACCCACCTGCTGCCCGCTGTCCTGGTGGGGGCCAACACATTCGCCTCCCACATCCTCTTTGCAG TTGGCTGCCCTCTGCTCCTGCTCTGGCCCTTCGTCTgtgaggtgcccaactcccagaGGAGGAAGCTGAAGAAGGAACTGCGGGAGGAGCttcaggagaaggaggaggagcccATGATGGAGATGAGGCTGCGGGAGTCTCCGGAGAGGTTCTCAGCGGctctgctgcagctggggctcAAATACCTCTTTGTGCTTGGCGtgcag ctcctggccTGTGTCTGGGCAGCCATGGTCCTCAGGAGGCATCTCATGGTCTGGAAGGTGTTTGCCCCAAA GTTCCTCTTTGAGGCTCTGGGCTTCATGGTGAGCAGCATCTGCCTCCTGCTGGGGATTTTCCTGGTGATGCGTGTGGACTGTGCGGTCAGCGCCTGGTTTGAGCAGCTCCAGCCCAGGTAG